Proteins encoded by one window of Candidatus Poribacteria bacterium:
- a CDS encoding DUF4097 family beta strand repeat-containing protein, whose product MTKSKRLVAFLVLPLLFLSVVIFVLFIGEVENTRTNRSGLTVNPTGRLTVDLEFGTINIDNIETTDQDHINIAYTKEWKAKFWALRLQSVKWISELPGDFEITTKNSDSDTQSDIQIKGKFKRGREHWREGLKWFTVDVRVTVPRRYSVTLKTASSGDIHVDNLIGAVSAEVLDGNLHLGEIQGEVSGKTSRSGGITLKGCQSSVNLTAALGNIRAEMTTQPQHPWTLHTSESGEIDVALHPDIAVNVDAQTQGNISSDFSIQPHRDVESRLKGAINGGGPLLKLRAAAGEIRLRRN is encoded by the coding sequence GTGACAAAGTCTAAGCGGTTAGTCGCTTTTTTGGTCCTTCCTCTCCTGTTTCTATCAGTGGTTATCTTTGTCCTGTTCATAGGAGAAGTCGAAAATACACGCACGAACCGATCAGGTCTTACTGTTAATCCTACCGGACGTTTAACAGTTGATCTGGAGTTTGGTACAATTAATATCGATAATATAGAAACCACAGATCAGGATCATATCAATATCGCCTACACAAAGGAATGGAAAGCAAAATTTTGGGCACTGCGACTGCAGTCTGTCAAATGGATTAGTGAATTGCCCGGGGATTTTGAGATCACAACCAAAAACAGCGACTCGGATACCCAATCAGATATTCAAATTAAAGGAAAGTTCAAGCGTGGACGAGAACATTGGCGAGAGGGATTGAAGTGGTTTACAGTTGACGTTCGCGTGACAGTGCCGCGTCGGTATAGTGTCACACTCAAAACTGCCTCCTCTGGAGATATTCATGTTGACAATTTGATCGGAGCAGTAAGTGCCGAGGTTTTAGACGGCAACTTACATCTTGGTGAGATCCAGGGCGAAGTGTCGGGAAAAACCAGCAGAAGTGGAGGTATTACGCTCAAAGGGTGCCAAAGTAGCGTTAACCTGACAGCCGCTTTGGGGAATATCCGTGCGGAAATGACAACACAACCACAACATCCGTGGACTTTGCACACATCCGAAAGTGGAGAGATAGATGTCGCGCTCCATCCCGATATCGCAGTTAACGTAGATGCCCAAACACAAGGTAATATCTCAAGCGACTTTTCCATTCAACCTCACAGAGATGTCGAAAGTCGGTTAAAGGGAGCGATTAACGGCGGCGGACCGTTGCTGAAATTGCGCGCCGCTGCCGGTGAAATCCGCTTAAGGAGGAATTAG